Proteins from a genomic interval of Antedon mediterranea chromosome 5, ecAntMedi1.1, whole genome shotgun sequence:
- the LOC140050029 gene encoding monocarboxylate transporter 13-like isoform X1 — protein MGVYEAVRRRWWWVMTSMSVFISYAIFGSLFSYGLVFGELQKEFNSTTLVTGWAQSIAMCCSQVFSIPAQMIVPRFGIFNVIASATFLCSLALLLTSFVPSIAFLYVTYGFCFGIASAIATKPMVKLILEWVPVQYRMRATTIATTGGTIGVLTLSPVLGLIIVQVGWRWTYRICSALIFVFWLIAIPLIKLTPETNPINTQTQQQMSMSQKEEQETKQVSQRDVLRFPEMWMLAVTVAIISCAFGFTAINLVDFVTKTGFSLEQGALALSLNGGAELFSKLLLSIFMDKIRFPKMLLWPFGAIAGALTCFFMTVATTFDTILILSIALGLVRGIFNGSSYGVAAELFGHQYSASTASIVAPPAGIGYLMVALVSGFSYDLTGSYNNSLYACSAMCLIVAALALCTLVYQKTHAVERYQSMRRTSLAVTKIQRGGSYTYTAVQKNSSVV, from the exons ATGGGTGTTTACGAGGCGGTCAGGCGGAGATGGTGGTGGGTGATGACATCCATGAGTGTCTTCATATCTTATGCTATCTTCGGATCATTATTCTCGTATGGATTGGTTTTTGGAGAGCTTCAAAAGGAATTCAACTCAACTACACTGGTCACTG GTTGGGCGCAGTCAATCGCCATGTGTTGTTCGCAAGTTTTTTCGATCCCAGCACAAATGATTGTACCTCGATTCGGAATTTTTAACGTCATTGCATCTGCTACATTTTTATGCTCTTTGGCTTTATTGCTCACTTCGTTTGTGCCATCAATAGCTTTCCTCTACGTCACGTATggtttttgttttggtattgcCTCAGCTATTGCGACAAAACCTATGGTGAAACTAATTTTAGAGTGGGTACCTGTTCAGTATCGGATGAGAGCTACGACCATTGCGACTACTGGTGGAACAATAG GTGTTTTAACATTAAGTCCTGTCTTAGGATTAATCATCGTACAAGTAGGATGGCGGTGGACTTACAGAATATGTTCAGCTTTAATATTCGTATTCTGGCTGATAGCTATACCTTTAATAAAACTAACACCAGAAACAAACCCTATAAACACCCAAACTCAACAGCAAATGAGTATGTCTCAAAAGGAAGAACAGGAAACTAAGCAAGTTTCTCAACGTGATGTGCTTCGCTTTCCAGAGATGTGGATGTTAGCAGTGACCGTTGCTATCATAAGCTGTGCTTTTGGATTTACAGCGATAAACTTG GTTGACTTCGTAACCAAAACCGGATTTAGTCTAGAACAAGGAGCATTAGCATTGAGTCTAAATGGAGGAGCAGAATTGTTTTCCAAacttttattatcaatttttatgGATAAAATACGTTTTCCAAAGATGTTGTTATGGCCATTCGGCGCCATCGCAGGCgcattaacatgttttttcaTGACAGTCGCTACAACATTTGACACAATCCTGATATTATCAAtag CTCTTGGTTTAGTAAGAGGTATTTTTAATGGTAGCTCATACGGAGTTGCAGCAGAGTTGTTTGGACATCAGTACTCCGCCAGTACTGCTAGCATAGTAGCCCCACCGGCTGGCATCGGGTATTTGATGGTTGCATTAGTTAGTG GGTTTAGTTATGACTTGACTGGTTCGTATAACAACTCGTTGTACGCTTGTTCCGCAATGTGTTTGATCGTGGCTGCACTCGCTCTATGCACCCTAGTATACCAGAAAACACACGCAGTAGAAAGATACCAAAGTATGAGGCGCACTTCACTGGCCGTCACTAAGATTCAACGTGGAGGAAGTTACACATACACTGCTGTACAAAAGAATTCTTCTGTAGTTTGA
- the LOC140050029 gene encoding monocarboxylate transporter 12-B-like isoform X2, translating into MDWFLESFKRNSTQLHWSLVMYDSIRKSIKGWAQSIAMCCSQVFSIPAQMIVPRFGIFNVIASATFLCSLALLLTSFVPSIAFLYVTYGFCFGIASAIATKPMVKLILEWVPVQYRMRATTIATTGGTIGVLTLSPVLGLIIVQVGWRWTYRICSALIFVFWLIAIPLIKLTPETNPINTQTQQQMSMSQKEEQETKQVSQRDVLRFPEMWMLAVTVAIISCAFGFTAINLVDFVTKTGFSLEQGALALSLNGGAELFSKLLLSIFMDKIRFPKMLLWPFGAIAGALTCFFMTVATTFDTILILSIALGLVRGIFNGSSYGVAAELFGHQYSASTASIVAPPAGIGYLMVALVSGFSYDLTGSYNNSLYACSAMCLIVAALALCTLVYQKTHAVERYQSMRRTSLAVTKIQRGGSYTYTAVQKNSSVV; encoded by the exons ATGGATTGGTTTTTGGAGAGCTTCAAAAGGAATTCAACTCAACTACACTGGTCACTGGTAATGTATGATAGTATAAGAAAGAGCATCAAGg GTTGGGCGCAGTCAATCGCCATGTGTTGTTCGCAAGTTTTTTCGATCCCAGCACAAATGATTGTACCTCGATTCGGAATTTTTAACGTCATTGCATCTGCTACATTTTTATGCTCTTTGGCTTTATTGCTCACTTCGTTTGTGCCATCAATAGCTTTCCTCTACGTCACGTATggtttttgttttggtattgcCTCAGCTATTGCGACAAAACCTATGGTGAAACTAATTTTAGAGTGGGTACCTGTTCAGTATCGGATGAGAGCTACGACCATTGCGACTACTGGTGGAACAATAG GTGTTTTAACATTAAGTCCTGTCTTAGGATTAATCATCGTACAAGTAGGATGGCGGTGGACTTACAGAATATGTTCAGCTTTAATATTCGTATTCTGGCTGATAGCTATACCTTTAATAAAACTAACACCAGAAACAAACCCTATAAACACCCAAACTCAACAGCAAATGAGTATGTCTCAAAAGGAAGAACAGGAAACTAAGCAAGTTTCTCAACGTGATGTGCTTCGCTTTCCAGAGATGTGGATGTTAGCAGTGACCGTTGCTATCATAAGCTGTGCTTTTGGATTTACAGCGATAAACTTG GTTGACTTCGTAACCAAAACCGGATTTAGTCTAGAACAAGGAGCATTAGCATTGAGTCTAAATGGAGGAGCAGAATTGTTTTCCAAacttttattatcaatttttatgGATAAAATACGTTTTCCAAAGATGTTGTTATGGCCATTCGGCGCCATCGCAGGCgcattaacatgttttttcaTGACAGTCGCTACAACATTTGACACAATCCTGATATTATCAAtag CTCTTGGTTTAGTAAGAGGTATTTTTAATGGTAGCTCATACGGAGTTGCAGCAGAGTTGTTTGGACATCAGTACTCCGCCAGTACTGCTAGCATAGTAGCCCCACCGGCTGGCATCGGGTATTTGATGGTTGCATTAGTTAGTG GGTTTAGTTATGACTTGACTGGTTCGTATAACAACTCGTTGTACGCTTGTTCCGCAATGTGTTTGATCGTGGCTGCACTCGCTCTATGCACCCTAGTATACCAGAAAACACACGCAGTAGAAAGATACCAAAGTATGAGGCGCACTTCACTGGCCGTCACTAAGATTCAACGTGGAGGAAGTTACACATACACTGCTGTACAAAAGAATTCTTCTGTAGTTTGA